Proteins found in one Pseudomonas sp. P8_241 genomic segment:
- a CDS encoding alpha/beta hydrolase, producing the protein MIHDTFWLTTSDHSRLFINQWLPAGGLKAVILLAHGMAEHSGRYADLAEKLCEQGYGVCAPDLRGHGRTAENGTLGHFADNDGWCKVVSDLASLNQHIGLQHPGVAIMLLGHSMGSYIAQAYLLHHSASLHGAVLSGSNFQPVALYRAARQIARLERLRQGPKGRSALIEWLSFGSFNNKFKPVRTRFDWLSRDPAQVDLYANDPLCGFRCTNQLWIDLLGGLQQISKASNLAQIDPGLPLLVIGGECDPVSEGKRLNDLASALRAAGNQHVQLTIYPQARHELFNESNRDEVIADVLNWIAQALSSPRPPRSE; encoded by the coding sequence ATGATTCATGACACTTTCTGGCTGACCACGAGTGACCACAGCCGCCTTTTCATCAATCAGTGGCTGCCTGCGGGCGGCCTGAAGGCAGTGATTCTGCTGGCCCACGGCATGGCCGAACACAGTGGCCGATATGCCGACCTGGCGGAAAAACTCTGTGAACAGGGCTATGGCGTCTGTGCACCGGACTTGCGTGGACATGGCAGAACTGCCGAAAACGGGACTCTTGGCCACTTCGCCGACAACGATGGTTGGTGCAAGGTTGTCAGTGACCTCGCCAGCCTTAACCAGCACATCGGCCTGCAGCATCCCGGCGTGGCGATCATGCTGCTCGGTCACAGCATGGGCAGTTACATCGCCCAGGCTTATCTGCTGCACCATAGCGCCAGCCTGCACGGGGCGGTTCTCAGCGGTTCGAACTTCCAGCCTGTGGCGCTCTATCGCGCGGCCCGGCAAATCGCTCGCCTCGAGCGCCTGCGCCAAGGACCGAAGGGACGCAGTGCGTTGATCGAATGGTTGTCATTCGGTTCGTTCAACAACAAATTCAAACCGGTGCGCACCCGGTTCGACTGGCTCAGCCGCGATCCGGCGCAAGTCGACTTGTACGCCAACGATCCACTGTGCGGCTTTCGCTGCACCAATCAACTGTGGATCGACTTGCTGGGTGGGTTGCAGCAAATCAGCAAAGCGTCCAATCTCGCGCAGATCGATCCGGGCCTGCCGCTGCTGGTAATTGGCGGTGAATGTGATCCGGTGAGTGAAGGCAAGCGTCTGAATGATCTGGCCAGCGCCTTGCGCGCGGCCGGCAACCAACACGTGCAACTGACGATTTACCCACAGGCACGGCACGAACTGTTCAACGAAAGCAATCGCGATGAAGTCATCGCCGATG